The Trichomycterus rosablanca isolate fTriRos1 chromosome 13, fTriRos1.hap1, whole genome shotgun sequence sequence tgtgtttgtgtgtgtgccctgtgatggactggtaaactgtccagggtgtttcctgtgtTGCGTCCAATGAATCTGACCCATGGTAattgtggtggtaaaacagacaatgagtgaATGACTTATTTTCATGGTCATGGTTATGGATGCTGAGTCTTATGTACCTGACCATTCAGCTTACAAGATTATTTTTGTATAAGACTAGTCCACTTGAAGTGCTGAGCTTGCATTTGAAAAGGACATTGTACCCTGGTTTACATACTGACAGGGTCAGTGGGTCATAAATTTGCTACATATTCCAGTTTTAATTGCACCGtgattaaaacagtgtttattaATTCTATGTCAGATTGGATGGAGACAAATCAATAATCAGATTGTATTTGAAGATGATGATGTGTCCTGGTTTACATACTGACAGGGTCAGTGGGTCATAAATTAGCTACATGTTCCAGTTTTAATGGCACAGTGATTAAAATGGTGTTTGCTcattccaataaaaaaaaaaaactaaactatgtCAGATTGGATGGAGACAATAATCAGACTGAGGTCTGGGCTTTGAGGCTTTGGGGCTTTGACTCAGGTTTCAAATCAATCCAGTGTGGATTTAGCAggatgctttgggtcattgctaTGGAAGGTGAACCTCATCCCCAGTCTCGGATCTCTAGCAAACTACAACAGGTTTTCTTTTAGGACGTTTCTGCCAAGTTTTGTTCTTTTAGGTCTCGTCAGACCAGAGGACCCTTTTTCCAACAGTAGCAATAACTCCAATGAGGATATTGGCTTCACTCCCAATAATGACTTTACTCTGGTAATTTTTTCATAAAGCCCAGTTTAGTGTAGTGTCCTGTGAAGAGCTTTTCCGATCTGAGCTGTGGATCTCCTGAGCTCCATTTCTGGCCTCTTGGCTGCTACTCAGAGTTACAGTTGTTTCTTATTCCttacatgttttattaattttattgtgtttatggaTTGTTATACTGTTTTATAACCAAACACTGACTGTTACTTTTCCAGGACTTTGTCCTTGCCTtttttaagtagtttttttggTCTTCAGGACGTCACTCATTTAGGTATGTTCTTTAACAAACTCTGGAGCCTTACAGGACCATGAATGTTAATATATTAAGATCACGTGACATTTAAATTACACCCAGGTGGACCACATTGGACTAGTGATGTGGCTCTGCAACAGGACTAATGTAGGGGGTTTCACAGCCATGGGAGTGAATACTTATTTCACAAACTATGTTACTATGTACTTTAAGATTATAGGCTATTATATGTAGATTTATGCTATAGCACCTTAGTTAAGTGTTTTAGTTGTAATAGCataaacatttgtaaatatACGAAGGAGTAGTCGGCCTGCAAAAAATTCTACAAGTCAAGTCATCCTGGATCTTAGAGAGGAGCCTAGTGAGCCTAGTGAGGAGCTTTCTGATGCTCTAGTTAAGGTCACTGATCATGACTCCACAATATGAACGCGTCTACAACATCACACAGACCTGCTAATTTTATCCAACTGTCTGTAACCCTGTTTGTCTGTAAAGAACACAAGAACCAGAATGCAGGCAATAGAGGTTTATTAGAATTTCAGATAATTGATTTAAATCAAGCTATTTACAGTGAATCAGTTGGAGAGCTTCATCCTGAGCAAAGCCCAGGGCATTAAGGTTCTACTGCTCTTTCGAAATCTCATCCACCTCAGCAAAGAGGATCTCCGCAATGGTTCTCCTGATCACTTCATCCATGATGTTATTCTTATTAGAAGGTTTCACCTGCAGTTTCACATCCTCTTTCTGGCCCAGCATTTTTTCCACCTCATCAAGTAATGCATCCAGACCGTTGATGTCAAAGGACGCATTACTGATCTTATCGATCTGCTCACTGGCCATGTCTCCTTTTTCCCAGGAGCAATCGCTGAGTATCCCAGGATAGCTCAGTGCAGCACtttcatcatcatcctcctctGACCAAACAGACCAGCCGTCACTCTCGAAGAAACCATCATCCGACCTTTTAGAAGGTTCCTCCTGTTTCTCCTGAGTCTGAGAAGCAGAGTTGGCTTGTTCTGCCTCAGTCAGTACTGTCAGGTTCTCCTTAGAGAAACCATTGTTGGGGTTTTCAGGATGATATAAAGCAAGACTTTTGCGGTCCTGGTTCTGGACCAGCAATTCATCCACCTCATCAAGTAATGCATCCAGACTGTTAATGTCAAAGGTTGCATTACTGATCTTGTCGAGATCAATCTGCTCAGTGACCATGTCTCGTTTTCCCCAGGAACGATTGCTGAGCATCCCAGGATAGCTCAGAGCAGCACtgtcatcatcatcctcctcctcctctgacCAGACAGATGTGCCTTCAGACATCACAGACCAGCAGTCATTCTCCAAGAAACCATCACTGAACCTGTTAGAAGGTTCCTCCGGTTTCTCCTGTATCTGAATCTGTATCTCAGTCAGCACGGTCAGGTGGTTCTCCTTAGAGAAACCACTGTTGGTGTTTAGAGGA is a genomic window containing:
- the LOC134325728 gene encoding uncharacterized protein LOC134325728, giving the protein MGQSNNKAQKPNRVTVRKHGWISDSNIKEKRTGARMPGFSFGFGRNRVKQIHLKPEEAEPAGFQPETVRNQSKFSLPFLCCLSSPDDHLDVIQTERISNASCKTVNQDKVTGVVDALSENQEHKSLSLCHPLNTNSGFSKENHLTVLTEIQIQIQEKPEEPSNRFSDGFLENDCWSVMSEGTSVWSEEEEDDDDSAALSYPGMLSNRSWGKRDMVTEQIDLDKISNATFDINSLDALLDEVDELLVQNQDRKSLALYHPENPNNGFSKENLTVLTEAEQANSASQTQEKQEEPSKRSDDGFFESDGWSVWSEEDDDESAALSYPGILSDCSWEKGDMASEQIDKISNASFDINGLDALLDEVEKMLGQKEDVKLQVKPSNKNNIMDEVIRRTIAEILFAEVDEISKEQ